DNA sequence from the Orcinus orca chromosome 2, mOrcOrc1.1, whole genome shotgun sequence genome:
ctccgcaacgagagaggccacagcagtgagaggcccgcgtaccgcaaaaaaaaaaaaaaaaaaaaaaagttcattctaTATTTAGCTTGAGAGGATATAATTAAGATTTTGAAATGTGGCTGGATTGTTCTCTTACACCTCCCCCTCCTCAAATGAAGGCAGAGAAAAATCATTCAGATTAAGTACAGCGTATAATGAGAAAAAGGCGAGCAAGAGGCATGTCAGGGTGTGGGATAGAGCACTAAATCTTGACTCAGGAGAGTCAGCTGGTTGTGGATATATGAgccatatttttctcttaaaccCTTTGGTGAATTTGTGAATCCCCTTCAGTTCTGTAAGCTTACCACTCAAAAAATGAATTGTTCCATCTCGCTAATTACCTCTTTCAAGCTTAAAATTGCACTCATGTTGCTGCTGTTCCACACTGATGAAGACAGCTCACATCCTGTCGGCTGTCCACTTGACCGAGTCTTTATCACCTAAAAAACCTGTGTCCTAGAAGCACCTTCATCCTCTAAAACATTTTGTCTCCATTATCGGTCTTCCCTCATACACAGAACCTGTCAGTGTTTACCTTCAGTCTGTGTTGTCATTTCCTACACGGATGGGATATTTCTAGCTTTGCTTTCAGTATTCTCTGGCACTTCCTGTCAAAACAGCCAGCTCCACCAGCATCTTCAGGGGAAAGGTTTAAGGGCCTACCCTGGCTCCTAACTGCGATTAAACTTTGATTTAACTTAGTCCTCTCGCTATAGGCCCCACGGGGCTTCCGCGGAATTCCCCTCGATGCTCCCCGACAGGTGAAGAGCACCTGCGAGGCTGCTAGCCCTTCCGCGCATCACGCTGTTAACCTGCTCCTTCCCCGCGCTGGTCTGCGGAAGGACCCCCCTCTCGCACTCGTCCCAACCTGGAAAAGGGCCCGAGGCTCAACCGAGAGGCAGAAGGACCGGGCGACGGCCCGGCGGGCGCGTACCTGGCGCAGCCGCGCCCCCGCCTCGTCCCGCCGCGCGCGCAGGACCCGCTCCCGGAACTCGCGCAGGCTCTCGCAGTCGGCCGCGCATCCCTCGGCGGGGAAGAGCGCGTCGCGCACCGCGGCGCCGCCGCAGGCGTCGGCCGCCTGGCCCAGGTAGCGCTCCAGCTGCCCGCACAGCTCCTGCAGCGCCGCCTCGCCGAGGTCCGTGCGCGCCGGCCATACCAGCGTCCACAGCCcgagccccaggccccaggccccgccACCGCCCGCGTCCAGTTCCGGCGGCAGCCGCGGGAAGCAGCGCTCCAGCGGCGGCCACAGCGCCGCCAACTGCTGGTGCGCGCCGCGGAGCCCGGCGGCCGAGAGCAGGCCTGCCCAGCTGGGCGGGGGCGCGGCGGCCTCAGACACGGGCTCGGACACCAGCTCGGGCCCGGGCTGGCTCCCCTTACGCCGCCGCCGCTGCGCCGTGCGGTCGTGACAAGTCACAGCGAACTTGCCCTCCACGTCGTTCCAGGCCACGAGGAAGCGCAGCTGGTGCCGCTCGGGCTCGGCGAAGAGGTCCTCGCGGACCGGCACCCAGCCCTCCAAGCTGTCGGGTTGCTCGTCCTCCATGACCGCCGGCGGTCAGCGCCCGGAGAGCTCGGCTCGCCGGAGCCTGGTCTCCCTGCACCCCCAGCCACTGGACTGTCCGGACCGCGTCATTTTTCGCTGAACTGAAATCGGCGTCAGCACCCCAGCTGCCGCAACCCTCGGCACTTTTGATTGGCTGCCCGCGGCCTGTGAGGCTTCCAGCACGCTTCCGGGATTGGTTGGGTGATAGAAGGGAGGGTTCGCGACAACCAATGAAAAGGTCAGAAGGTCGCCGCTCCGAATCAATCAATGTCGCAACCTCGTCTGGAGCCCGGAATGATCACTCTTGCCTCACCTTTTCCACCTGTGTACACACTGacgttgaaaaaaatatttgttaaatgaacgaGTTATTGTCTTAGCCTCCTACACTAAACTGTGAACCTCTTGAGAACGCAAACCCAGCTAGCTGACTTGGTCTTCTATTACTGGGTAGAAGCCACAAGCTTATTGGTATCAATTCAACAAGCTTTTATGGAATGTTTGCTGTGTGCCTGTTTTGGGAGGCTAGGCGCGGAGGGGGCATACAAAAAACGTACAGTCCCTCCGCCTTCAAAGCATCCCAGCTCCCAACCAACATGTTTAAATATAATCGGTGTTCTAACAcgtcattttagagataaggaaactgagac
Encoded proteins:
- the WHAMM gene encoding WASP homolog-associated protein with actin, membranes and microtubules isoform X4, coding for MEDEQPDSLEGWVPVREDLFAEPERHQLRFLVAWNDVEGKFAVTCHDRTAQRRRRKGSQPGPELVSEPVSEAAAPPPSWAGLLSAAGLRGAHQQLAALWPPLERCFPRLPPELDAGGGGAWGLGLGLWTLVWPARTDLGEAALQELCGQLERYLGQAADACGGAAVRDALFPAEGCAADCESLREFRERVLRARRDEAGARLRQVRARRAVARSFCLSVEPRALFQVLQGHEKANTMVALMKVYREEDEAYQELVTAATMFFQYLLQPFRDMRELATSCKLAILKSLDEDGLGPKRIVALQKEAQEWTRRAEEAIVSIQDITVNYFEKTVEALAGMQKQMAQDEKRFGQAAWATATPRLEKLKLMLARETLQLMRAKELCFSHKRAEIQGKIEDLPEQEKKINVVDELEIQYYEVQLELYEVKFEILKYEEILLVTQLDSIKRLIKDEL